Proteins encoded by one window of Cellvibrio sp. KY-GH-1:
- the lnt gene encoding apolipoprotein N-acyltransferase, whose protein sequence is MSEKILALPNKFALLIAIFSGALITFSFAPFNIWPLAIVSLIAFGLLLKEQDFKQILWRSFAFGVGFYGAGIHWIYTSIHNFGGASPLLAALLVFIFACFMALIFCIPFYAYAKWFNYHRFALTLAFPACWMLGEWIRTWLLTGFPWLFLGYAHLDTWLAGWAPVSGVVSISFLLALTAGVIAEWIWTNTREPKKNISLIFLTSLAASAWLIGAGLKTVTWAEPDTKPITVAMVQPNIDQGTKLSFDEESTINALNQLRDLSKDLWNNNWVVWPEAAIPTSLTFHEALPFLEEMNKQAALNESALFTGVIYDDQDKQKFYNSIVGLGNGYGFYHKRRLVPFGEYLPFPNQLRGLIDFFDLPTSFIHLGPQEQHGLIANGVRITPAVCYEIVYPDLIANAAKETQVLLNVNNLGWFLDSIQSKQFMQMAQMRALETGRYLVYSTNNGPSAIIDNKGNILSHSDSFKAQTFTGTIYAVKDSTPFMIVTSGPVVLLGTLILLALAAPQILRKPKDAGVQ, encoded by the coding sequence ATGTCCGAAAAAATTCTCGCCCTTCCCAACAAATTCGCACTATTAATCGCAATATTTAGCGGAGCCTTAATTACCTTCAGCTTTGCACCGTTTAATATTTGGCCATTGGCGATTGTCAGTTTGATAGCCTTCGGTCTTTTATTAAAAGAACAGGATTTTAAACAGATACTCTGGCGCAGCTTTGCCTTTGGGGTTGGTTTTTACGGCGCCGGCATCCACTGGATCTACACCAGCATCCACAATTTCGGCGGTGCATCACCACTGCTTGCTGCGCTGCTGGTATTTATTTTTGCCTGTTTTATGGCGCTAATATTTTGCATTCCATTTTACGCTTACGCTAAATGGTTTAACTACCATCGTTTCGCACTCACCTTGGCATTCCCCGCCTGCTGGATGCTAGGCGAATGGATACGCACCTGGTTACTCACCGGCTTCCCCTGGTTATTTTTAGGTTACGCTCATTTGGATACCTGGCTTGCAGGCTGGGCACCCGTCAGCGGGGTCGTCAGCATCAGCTTTTTACTTGCACTCACTGCTGGCGTTATTGCCGAGTGGATATGGACTAACACACGCGAACCGAAAAAAAATATTTCACTAATCTTCTTAACAAGTCTCGCGGCTTCCGCCTGGCTTATCGGCGCTGGCTTAAAGACTGTTACCTGGGCCGAACCGGATACCAAACCTATAACCGTTGCCATGGTGCAACCCAATATCGATCAGGGAACGAAATTGAGTTTTGATGAAGAAAGCACCATCAATGCGCTCAACCAATTGCGTGATCTGAGCAAGGACTTATGGAACAACAATTGGGTGGTCTGGCCAGAGGCGGCAATCCCAACGTCGCTAACGTTTCACGAAGCGCTTCCCTTCCTCGAAGAAATGAATAAACAAGCGGCGCTGAATGAATCGGCACTGTTTACGGGTGTCATTTATGACGATCAAGACAAGCAAAAATTCTACAATTCTATTGTTGGTCTAGGAAACGGCTACGGCTTTTATCATAAGCGCCGCTTGGTACCCTTTGGTGAATATTTGCCATTTCCCAATCAATTGCGCGGCCTGATCGATTTTTTTGACTTGCCAACCTCATTTATTCATTTGGGGCCACAAGAACAACACGGGTTAATTGCCAATGGCGTACGTATTACACCAGCAGTCTGCTATGAAATTGTTTACCCGGATTTAATCGCCAACGCCGCCAAAGAAACCCAGGTATTGTTAAACGTAAACAACCTCGGCTGGTTTCTGGACTCCATCCAATCAAAGCAATTTATGCAGATGGCACAAATGCGCGCATTGGAAACCGGTCGTTACCTTGTTTACTCCACCAACAATGGCCCCAGCGCGATTATCGATAACAAAGGCAACATCCTCAGCCACAGCGATTCATTCAAAGCGCAGACATTCACCGGCACCATTTACGCGGTAAAAGACTCAACGCCCTTTATGATTGTAACCAGCGGCCCGGTGGTGTTATTGGGTACCCTGATACTCCTGGCGTTAGCCGCACCGCAGATTCTGCGCAAACCGAAAGATGCCGGGGTTCAATAG
- a CDS encoding bifunctional transcriptional activator/DNA repair enzyme AdaA — translation MTNTTSTLNSSPRTNNQDEQRWQQLADTNADGRFVYAVITTGIYCRPGCPSRAPKRDNVRFFNTSADAEVAGFRACKRCRPQAVSADAALTERITRLCRYIETATHEPSLEELANYAGISAYHLQRQFKGLTGVSPKAYAKAHHQQIDTSTREKKVSARQIHFACGDCSLGKFLVARSEKGICAVLLGDTQQELTSDLLKRFSTTEFRHSEQDVAEQLQQLVQLIEHPQQTLQLPLDIRGTLFQQKVWQALRAIPVGETRSYSDIAEAIGSPKAIRAVAGACAANSIAIVIPCHRVVRSDGNLSGYRWGIERKRILLQRETDRKN, via the coding sequence ATGACAAACACTACATCAACACTCAATAGTTCACCGCGAACCAACAATCAGGATGAACAGCGTTGGCAGCAACTGGCCGACACCAACGCTGATGGACGTTTCGTTTACGCGGTGATTACCACCGGCATTTACTGCCGCCCTGGCTGCCCTTCGCGCGCGCCCAAACGCGACAATGTCCGATTTTTTAATACGTCAGCTGATGCGGAAGTAGCTGGCTTCCGCGCCTGCAAGCGCTGCCGCCCGCAGGCAGTTTCAGCCGATGCCGCGTTAACAGAGCGCATTACGCGCCTGTGTCGTTATATTGAAACAGCCACACATGAACCGTCACTGGAAGAGTTGGCAAACTACGCAGGCATCAGCGCCTACCATTTGCAGCGTCAATTTAAAGGGCTAACCGGTGTTAGCCCCAAGGCATATGCCAAAGCCCATCACCAGCAAATAGATACCTCAACACGCGAGAAAAAAGTATCTGCAAGACAGATCCATTTTGCTTGCGGTGATTGTTCGCTAGGAAAATTCCTGGTCGCCCGCAGTGAAAAAGGTATTTGCGCAGTCTTATTGGGCGACACCCAACAGGAGCTGACCAGCGATTTACTCAAACGCTTTTCTACCACGGAATTTCGTCATAGCGAGCAAGATGTTGCTGAACAACTTCAACAGCTAGTGCAATTGATTGAACACCCGCAACAGACTTTGCAATTACCGCTGGATATTCGCGGCACGTTATTTCAACAGAAAGTGTGGCAAGCCTTGCGCGCAATTCCCGTTGGAGAAACACGCAGCTACAGTGATATTGCCGAGGCAATTGGCTCTCCAAAAGCAATACGTGCAGTTGCCGGTGCCTGCGCCGCCAATTCAATTGCCATTGTTATTCCCTGTCACCGGGTGGTGCGTAGCGACGGCAACCTATCCGGCTATCGCTGGGGTATCGAACGAAAAAGAATTTTGTTGCAGCGCGAAACTGACAGAAAGAATTGA
- a CDS encoding DNA-3-methyladenine glycosylase — protein sequence MKTTLKITLPDNFRRGDFLSFHQRDAHMLAERWDTNTLYKGIMWGTLPAALQFSFGTGKQLQVSLEIDSGRKKIDEENTKLRLRQLARHMLGLNQSTAEFEAFAASNTELKNLVAHQPGLRVPQSASPFEALSWAITGQQISLGAAISLRRKLIQRAGIAHSSGVICHPGPEQILTLDHTDLRACSFSTSKATTLLNLAQLIHAGSLPVQQWLDDSLAGQPFAAEDIYQQLIAVRGIGPWTIHYALLRGFGWLDGSLHGDVAVRRNLQRLLTEQNKFSGEEKISEIQTQEWLARFSPWRALVAAHLWAMQKSDGY from the coding sequence ATGAAAACGACCCTGAAAATTACCCTACCCGATAATTTTCGGCGGGGGGATTTTTTATCCTTTCATCAACGCGACGCTCACATGCTCGCCGAGCGATGGGACACCAACACTCTGTACAAAGGAATTATGTGGGGAACCCTGCCCGCCGCTTTGCAATTTAGCTTTGGCACCGGCAAACAATTGCAGGTGTCACTGGAGATAGATTCTGGCCGCAAAAAAATTGACGAAGAGAACACCAAGTTGCGCTTGCGCCAACTTGCACGGCACATGCTGGGGCTCAACCAATCTACCGCCGAATTTGAGGCCTTTGCAGCCAGTAATACCGAACTAAAAAATCTAGTCGCTCATCAACCCGGTTTACGAGTCCCTCAGTCTGCATCACCATTCGAAGCACTGAGCTGGGCAATTACCGGGCAGCAAATCAGCCTTGGGGCCGCCATTTCCCTGCGCCGAAAATTAATTCAGCGTGCGGGAATCGCGCATTCATCAGGCGTTATTTGCCACCCGGGCCCGGAGCAAATTCTCACACTGGACCACACAGATTTACGCGCGTGCAGTTTTTCCACCAGCAAAGCAACGACCCTATTAAATCTTGCACAGCTTATTCACGCGGGAAGTTTACCCGTACAACAATGGCTGGACGATTCCTTGGCAGGGCAACCATTCGCCGCAGAAGATATTTACCAGCAACTCATTGCGGTACGCGGCATTGGCCCCTGGACAATCCATTACGCATTATTGCGTGGTTTTGGCTGGCTGGATGGTTCACTGCATGGCGACGTGGCGGTACGCCGCAATTTGCAGCGCTTACTTACCGAGCAGAATAAATTTTCCGGTGAAGAGAAAATTTCAGAAATACAAACACAAGAATGGCTCGCTAGATTTTCGCCCTGGCGAGCCCTGGTTGCCGCCCATTTGTGGGCAATGCAAAAAAGCGATGGCTATTAA
- a CDS encoding TonB-dependent receptor — translation MRQGYFRRSSLAIACGIFSLPSCTALAAIETADIYDLSLEELLQVNISTNRAPADSKALSFKVTVITEQEIRQQLALGFSTSQVLANLVPSFAPARQKLSVQGETLRGGSPLIMIDGIPQSNPLRDVSRDGHVIDLEMVKSIEVIYGANAMQGMGATGGIINFITHDTSDTSGSRLSSTVNFSDHPSSDTRGYKLGFMHNAVLGPSAVLVAGTLEEQGLFQDGNGKPIGLEQIQGDIQDTCSRDLFLKASHRQGQHEFEFTVNDYEIKSHGKFLVVPGNTLSGQLTSIKAGETQGTPPGNRVKNVAVDYRNSELLGGEISAKVFWQEFAATFGATNTAIFQDAKLGPNLYDQSQMHSEKYGTKLSFYTAQLADTLLDLTAGLDLLDDKNSQPLLMTKRIWSPEMHFRNQSPFLQGDYHFTEKFTLNATIRRELAKLSVNDFQTIATSGNTLVSGGELEFNETIYNLGAIYQLTPQLNLLFNDGEGFGMPDAGRELRAINKPGLNIEDIFSVSPLLTRNREWGLFHASNRWQGQLSYFQSETKHGNQLQLVDGVYRLNRRPSKTSGWELSSRWQVFDNTQLKLLYADTQGEFDSNGDGNLDSDLTALDIPPRRFVVSWSQQWPQQWTSHIQWTNDASRDFQTRGATTASFAGYNLLDASFARTSRWGDFSIGIANITNRQYTTYFTQVVQRNDRFFAGQGRSFHLQYRINF, via the coding sequence ATGAGACAAGGGTATTTCCGCAGAAGCAGTTTGGCTATCGCCTGTGGAATTTTTAGCCTTCCGTCCTGCACAGCCCTGGCGGCGATAGAAACTGCCGATATTTATGACCTGTCGCTAGAAGAGTTGTTGCAGGTCAATATCTCCACCAACCGCGCACCCGCTGACTCCAAAGCCCTCTCGTTTAAAGTCACGGTAATTACCGAGCAGGAAATCCGCCAACAACTCGCATTGGGTTTTAGCACCAGCCAGGTGTTGGCAAACCTGGTTCCCAGTTTTGCACCGGCGCGGCAAAAGCTGAGCGTTCAGGGGGAGACCCTGCGTGGAGGTTCGCCGCTGATCATGATTGACGGTATACCCCAAAGCAATCCACTGCGCGATGTCTCGCGCGATGGCCATGTGATTGATTTGGAGATGGTAAAGAGTATCGAGGTGATCTACGGCGCTAATGCTATGCAAGGCATGGGAGCCACCGGCGGCATTATTAATTTCATCACCCATGACACCAGTGATACATCTGGCAGCCGCTTATCCAGTACGGTGAATTTCAGTGATCACCCATCCAGCGACACCCGGGGCTACAAGCTTGGCTTTATGCACAACGCCGTCTTAGGCCCCAGCGCGGTATTAGTGGCGGGCACACTGGAAGAACAAGGCTTATTTCAGGATGGCAACGGCAAACCAATCGGGCTGGAACAAATTCAAGGCGATATTCAGGATACGTGCAGCCGGGATCTGTTCCTTAAAGCCAGCCATCGCCAGGGCCAGCACGAATTTGAATTCACCGTTAATGATTATGAAATAAAAAGTCACGGCAAATTTCTAGTGGTGCCCGGCAATACTCTATCAGGCCAGCTTACATCGATAAAAGCAGGCGAAACTCAAGGCACTCCGCCTGGGAACCGAGTCAAAAATGTTGCCGTTGATTATCGCAACAGCGAACTATTAGGCGGCGAAATTTCCGCAAAAGTATTCTGGCAAGAATTTGCAGCGACCTTTGGTGCGACCAATACCGCCATTTTTCAGGACGCAAAACTAGGCCCTAATCTGTACGACCAATCGCAGATGCACTCAGAAAAATACGGTACAAAATTGAGTTTTTACACCGCACAACTAGCAGATACACTGTTGGATTTAACCGCCGGACTGGATTTACTCGATGACAAAAACAGCCAACCACTGTTGATGACAAAGCGTATCTGGTCACCGGAAATGCATTTCCGCAATCAATCACCTTTTTTACAAGGCGATTATCATTTCACCGAAAAATTCACGCTGAACGCAACAATCAGGCGCGAGCTGGCCAAGCTCAGCGTAAATGATTTTCAAACCATCGCCACCAGCGGCAACACCCTGGTGAGCGGTGGCGAACTGGAATTTAACGAAACCATCTATAACCTGGGCGCAATTTACCAATTAACACCACAATTAAACCTGCTGTTTAATGATGGTGAAGGCTTTGGTATGCCTGACGCGGGGCGCGAACTGCGCGCTATCAATAAACCCGGATTAAACATTGAAGACATATTTTCCGTATCACCACTGCTAACACGCAATCGCGAATGGGGTTTGTTCCATGCGTCCAACCGCTGGCAGGGGCAACTTAGTTATTTTCAATCGGAAACCAAACACGGCAATCAGTTGCAATTGGTAGATGGTGTTTATCGATTAAATCGTCGACCCAGTAAAACCAGCGGCTGGGAGCTTAGCAGTCGCTGGCAAGTGTTTGATAACACGCAATTAAAATTGTTGTACGCCGACACTCAGGGTGAATTCGATAGCAACGGCGATGGTAATTTGGACAGCGATCTGACCGCGCTGGATATTCCACCACGCCGTTTCGTAGTGAGTTGGTCACAACAATGGCCGCAACAATGGACATCACACATTCAATGGACGAATGACGCATCGCGCGATTTCCAAACTCGTGGTGCCACCACCGCAAGCTTCGCAGGTTACAACTTGCTGGATGCAAGTTTCGCGCGAACATCTCGCTGGGGCGATTTTTCAATCGGCATCGCCAATATTACCAATCGCCAGTACACGACTTACTTCACGCAGGTGGTGCAGCGCAATGATCGCTTTTTTGCCGGGCAAGGGCGCAGTTTCCATCTGCAATACCGCATCAACTTCTAA
- a CDS encoding acyltransferase family protein produces the protein MDSTAESRLHEPSGTPLVATQSAEKALQQRLHYLDNLRALAMIAGVFFHAALAYSPMLNTYWLSADSQQSPLVDVVGFFMHLFRMPLFFLIAGFFAAYLVAKRGMKGFIGNRAKRVLLPFVIFMPLCLWAVAAPLLAAVHTVENKSPVLLMIANALANPADAPPQPPPTTMHLWFLYVLVFLYFLTWALSYLDWSWVCKKFNAIKPLVFVVFAPLMLLPGLLLVSSPLPAPDSFLPQLWAFGFFGLFFAAGYWIFHRDNFLEQFNAYWVYLLLGSLLLYAIYFHFIPEKIIVPAPPTEFTTHIVLKLCEAFVAVCMTLVCLVLGKRFLNTPSRSMRFMADSSYWIYIIHVPLLFALQYQLMDQEWNWLSKFVVSLGLTLIIGVASYVLLVRWTPIGWMLNGKKK, from the coding sequence ATGGATTCCACAGCCGAGTCACGCCTGCACGAACCATCGGGCACACCATTAGTGGCTACTCAATCCGCTGAAAAAGCGTTGCAGCAGCGGTTGCATTATCTTGATAATTTGCGTGCGCTAGCGATGATCGCCGGCGTGTTTTTTCACGCGGCTTTGGCTTATAGCCCTATGTTAAACACCTATTGGCTCTCGGCCGATAGCCAGCAGTCACCCTTGGTGGATGTAGTGGGCTTTTTTATGCATTTATTTCGCATGCCTTTGTTCTTTTTAATTGCCGGTTTCTTTGCAGCTTACCTGGTTGCTAAACGCGGAATGAAAGGGTTTATTGGTAACCGTGCAAAACGCGTTCTCTTGCCATTTGTTATTTTTATGCCCTTATGTTTGTGGGCAGTGGCCGCACCTCTGTTGGCGGCGGTGCACACTGTGGAAAATAAATCGCCGGTATTGCTGATGATTGCCAATGCCCTTGCAAACCCGGCGGACGCGCCGCCTCAGCCACCACCAACCACTATGCATTTATGGTTTTTGTATGTGCTGGTGTTTCTGTACTTCTTAACCTGGGCCTTGAGTTATCTGGATTGGAGTTGGGTTTGTAAAAAATTTAATGCCATCAAACCGCTGGTTTTTGTGGTGTTCGCTCCGTTAATGCTCTTGCCAGGGCTGTTATTGGTGTCATCGCCGCTGCCGGCGCCAGACAGCTTTTTACCACAGCTGTGGGCCTTTGGCTTTTTCGGATTATTTTTTGCTGCCGGCTATTGGATATTTCACCGTGATAATTTCCTTGAACAATTTAATGCTTACTGGGTGTACTTATTGTTGGGAAGCCTATTGCTGTACGCCATCTATTTTCACTTCATCCCTGAAAAAATTATCGTCCCCGCACCACCAACGGAGTTCACCACTCATATTGTGTTGAAACTCTGTGAGGCTTTTGTAGCGGTATGTATGACATTGGTCTGTCTGGTGCTAGGAAAGCGCTTTTTAAATACGCCGAGTCGCAGTATGCGTTTTATGGCGGACAGTTCTTACTGGATTTATATTATCCACGTCCCATTGTTATTTGCCTTGCAATACCAGTTAATGGATCAGGAGTGGAATTGGTTGAGTAAGTTTGTAGTGTCATTGGGGCTTACCCTGATCATCGGGGTGGCCAGTTATGTGTTGTTGGTGCGCTGGACGCCGATTGGTTGGATGCTGAACGGCAAGAAAAAATAG
- a CDS encoding ABC-2 transporter permease → MNYSLNAPIVKILIHKDWYLLRKLIALYMTGALLALSFISLGEWQFVMGTTLLFSMVIGLGNHQLTNTIINERKEQTLPLIMSLPIAPSDYVVAKLIANMTLFVIPWGVVVSATIAVFLLTPIPDGILPITIIGALYFMLCYCLTWSVGMISESEGVVLFVMVFTNCLIGPMFYIIFRVPDIAQYVWSPEPHWNSTAISIIACLLALIVVAILAAFYSQARKETFL, encoded by the coding sequence ATGAACTACTCACTCAATGCACCAATAGTAAAAATATTAATCCACAAGGATTGGTATTTACTCCGTAAATTAATTGCACTCTATATGACAGGCGCGCTTCTGGCATTGAGCTTTATCAGTTTGGGTGAGTGGCAATTTGTTATGGGGACAACCTTGCTCTTTAGTATGGTTATTGGTTTGGGTAATCACCAGTTAACCAATACGATCATCAACGAGCGCAAAGAGCAGACCTTGCCGCTTATTATGAGCTTGCCGATAGCGCCAAGTGATTATGTGGTTGCGAAATTAATTGCCAATATGACCCTGTTTGTCATTCCCTGGGGTGTTGTTGTAAGCGCGACTATTGCGGTGTTTTTATTGACACCTATTCCTGATGGTATTTTGCCGATAACGATTATTGGCGCACTGTATTTTATGCTGTGCTATTGCCTTACCTGGTCTGTAGGCATGATTAGTGAATCAGAAGGTGTCGTGCTCTTTGTAATGGTATTTACCAATTGCCTGATCGGGCCCATGTTTTACATTATTTTCCGTGTTCCGGATATTGCACAGTATGTATGGTCTCCAGAGCCTCACTGGAACAGCACAGCGATTAGTATCATCGCCTGTTTATTAGCACTTATAGTTGTTGCGATACTAGCTGCTTTTTATTCGCAGGCACGCAAAGAAACTTTCCTGTAA